From one Labeo rohita strain BAU-BD-2019 chromosome 8, IGBB_LRoh.1.0, whole genome shotgun sequence genomic stretch:
- the gpr37l1b gene encoding G-protein coupled receptor 37-like 1 has product MGIRDYKLIYLMTLALLLSACASEAKEGSLDENGESFEQDDLQSITQQEVVDPVDEDEDKGSMDTQTTSPLPFTELANSSLAENGNSTDVTGEQVPNGDPTKRSITKIHNPLFPFTDSSYSAYGILFLAFVVFAFGVVGNLAVMCIVWQNYFMRSAWNYFLASLAFWDFLVLCFCLPVVVFNELTNKRLLGDFSCRVVPYIEVTSLGVTTFSLCALGIDRFHAATSSMPKARRVERCQKVLAKLAVVWIGSMVLAAPELLLWQLHEVTPPGVSDQVDTCIMSPYPDLPESIYSLIINYHDARMWWYFGCYFCLPVVFTLLCQLATCHVSGGSGSSPKRPEERSPSKKQKLQHAQQVERQLNCTVMALAVVYGVCTLPENVCNLTLAYAPIQVSEEVTSLLALINQFFLFFKSSVTPVLLLCLCKSLGQAFMDCCCCCCEECQPSNSSSTQNVAEGKLKTTNDVSSIFFDKAKDSSTILSIGS; this is encoded by the exons ATGGGGATACGAGATTATAAATTGATTTATCTTATGACACTGGCTTTGCTTTTGAGCGCTTGTGCTTCAGAAGCAAAAGAAGGAAGCCTAGATGAGAACGGGGAGAGTTTTGAACAAGATGATTTACAATCAATCACACAGCAAGAAGTAGTTGATCCTGTGGATGAAGATGAAGATAAAGGATCCATGGACACGCAAACTACAAGTCCTTTGCCCTTCACAGAGCTGGCCAATTCCTCACTGGCTGAAAATGGAAACAGCACTGATGTGACTGGTGAACAGGTTCCTAATGGCGATCCAACAAAAAGGAGCATCACAAAAATCCACAATCCTTTATTTCCCTTCACTGACAGCTCTTACAGCGCTTATGGGATTCTCTTTCTGGCTTTTGTGGTGTTTGCCTTCGGCGTCGTGGGTAATCTGGCGGTAATGTGCATCGTTTGGCAAAATTACTTCATGAGGAGCGCATGGAACTACTTTCTTGCAAGTCTGGCTTTTTGGGATTTTCTGGTGTTGTGCTTCTGTCTGCCTGTGGTGGTCTTTAACGAACTCACCAATAAGAGACTGCTGGGGGATTTCTCCTGCAGAGTTGTGCCTTACATAGAG GTAACCTCTCTTGGCGTGACAACCTTCAGTTTGTGTGCTTTGGGCATTGACCGCTTCCACGCTGCCACGAGCTCCATGCCAAAGGCCCGACGAGTTGAGCGCTGTCAGAAGGTTCTGGCCAAGCTGGCAGTGGTGTGGATTGGCTCCATGGTGCTAGCAGCTCCTGAGCTGCTCCTGTGGCAGCTGCATGAGGTGACACCACCTGGTGTGAGTGACCAAGTGGACACCTGCATCATGAGTCCATATCCAGATCTCCCCGAATCCATCTATTCTCTTATTATCAACTACCATGACGCACGCATGTGGTGGTACTTTGGCTGTTACTTCTGTCTACCCGTTGTCTTCACCCTGCTCTGTCAGCTGGCCACCTGCCACGTATCCGGCGGGAGCGGAAGTTCTCCCAAGCGGCCTGAGGAGCGATCTCCatccaaaaaacaaaagcttCAGCATGCTCAGCAAGTCGAACGGCAGCTCAACTGCACTGTCATGGCTCTAGCGGTGGTCTATGGTGTCTGCACGCTGCCGGAGAACGTTTGTAACCTGACTTTGGCGTACGCTCCCATCCAGGTGTCTGAGGAGGTCACTTCTCTTTTGGCCCTCATAAACCAGTTCTTTCTGTTCTTTAAGTCATCCGTGACACCTGTGCTGCTGCTTTGCCTGTGCAAGTCTCTGGGCCAGGCCTTCATGgactgttgctgctgctgctgtgaaGAATGCCAACCAAGCAACTCTTCATCCACCCAAAATGTCGCTGAAGGCAAGCTCAAGACCACTAATGATGTGTCCTCCATTTTTTTTGACAAAGCCAAGGACAGTTCAACCATCTTGTCAATTGGCAGCTGA